From Pseudomonas sp. CCI4.2, one genomic window encodes:
- a CDS encoding HAMP domain-containing sensor histidine kinase: MNLTLLQRLSVAFAILLLACCGASAWLQIRANDLHEKEVVQGLSLGLAQTIARDNNMIGAKADVVRGLFSKLMNVNPSVEVYLLDSTGHVTGDDAPAGHLKRDHVDLAPLHRLLAGQPLPILGDDPRSLDGEKVFSVAALHVGDQDLGYIYVVLLGEAHDQLSAQVAASSVLRTTLWSMGLVSLLGLVAGLMAFRLITRPLRRLTDTMRDFDTEAEPVLLPVLDHSGVSRRDEIAVLEASFVQMATRIAEQWRTLVELDQDRREVVANISHDLRTPLASMHGYLEMLSVKGATLSEVERQRYLAVALAQSNKVRQLAQALFELARLEHGGVQPVIEDFSLTDLIQDVFQKFELMAEEKNSRLVAVLPRSSSMVSADLGLIERVLTNLIDNAIRHTPSGGTIEVEVRHQAANVIVMVSDSGPGIPEELLESLFRRPFSQTGDRRTGGLGLLIVRRILQLHGCEIHLLSTPGKGASFCFELPTMSSKTGV; the protein is encoded by the coding sequence ATGAACCTGACGCTGCTACAGCGCCTGTCGGTTGCATTCGCCATCCTGTTGCTCGCCTGTTGCGGTGCCTCGGCCTGGCTGCAAATTCGCGCCAACGACCTGCATGAAAAAGAAGTGGTGCAAGGCCTGTCCCTCGGTTTGGCGCAAACCATCGCCCGGGACAACAACATGATCGGCGCCAAGGCTGACGTGGTTCGTGGGTTGTTCAGCAAACTGATGAACGTTAACCCCAGCGTCGAAGTGTATCTGCTCGACAGCACCGGGCATGTCACCGGTGATGACGCCCCAGCCGGTCACCTGAAACGTGATCACGTGGACCTCGCGCCGTTGCATCGGCTGTTGGCCGGACAACCCTTGCCGATTCTGGGCGACGACCCGCGCAGCCTCGATGGCGAAAAAGTCTTCAGCGTCGCCGCGCTGCACGTGGGTGATCAGGATCTTGGGTACATCTACGTGGTGCTGTTGGGCGAGGCTCATGATCAGCTGTCCGCCCAGGTCGCTGCCAGTTCGGTGTTGCGCACCACGTTGTGGTCCATGGGCCTGGTCTCACTGTTAGGGCTCGTGGCGGGGTTGATGGCCTTCCGTTTGATCACCCGACCACTGCGCCGGTTGACCGACACCATGCGCGATTTCGACACTGAGGCAGAGCCGGTTTTGCTGCCGGTGCTGGATCACTCCGGCGTCAGTCGCCGGGATGAAATAGCGGTGTTGGAAGCCAGCTTTGTGCAAATGGCGACGCGAATCGCTGAGCAATGGCGGACGTTAGTGGAATTGGATCAGGACCGCCGCGAGGTGGTGGCCAATATTTCCCACGACCTGCGCACGCCGTTGGCCTCAATGCACGGCTACCTGGAAATGCTCTCGGTTAAAGGCGCAACCCTCAGCGAAGTCGAGCGACAACGCTACTTGGCAGTGGCGCTGGCCCAGAGCAATAAAGTGCGGCAACTGGCGCAGGCCTTGTTCGAACTGGCCCGGCTTGAACACGGCGGCGTGCAGCCGGTGATCGAAGATTTCTCGCTGACCGACTTGATCCAGGACGTGTTCCAGAAATTCGAATTAATGGCCGAAGAGAAAAACTCGCGGTTGGTGGCGGTGTTGCCGCGCTCGTCGTCGATGGTTTCAGCGGACTTGGGCTTGATCGAGCGTGTGCTGACCAACTTGATCGACAACGCCATTCGCCATACCCCATCGGGCGGCACCATCGAGGTCGAAGTCCGGCACCAAGCGGCGAACGTCATCGTAATGGTCAGCGACAGCGGCCCCGGTATTCCCGAAGAATTGCTGGAAAGCCTGTTCCGCCGTCCGTTCAGCCAAACCGGTGATCGGCGCACGGGTGGCCTTGGGTTATTAATCGTGCGGCGGATTTTGCAACTGCATGGGTGCGAGATACACCTGCTGTCGACACCGGGGAAGGGCGCATCGTTCTGCTTTGAATTGCCGACGATGAGCAGCAAAACCGGGGTGTGA
- a CDS encoding response regulator transcription factor, translating into MDVPKRVLIVEDDLHIAGLLRLHLQDEGYAVTHCADGDAGLAHLEQGGWDALILDLMLPGVDGLEICRQARAMARYTPIIITSARSSEMHRVLGLELGADDYLAKPFSMLELGARVKALLRRVDALEKNLRTVAGKVELNGLALDPVTRQAEVDGKYIELTPREFDLLYFFVKNPGKVFSRMDLLNQVWGYKHDGYEHTVNTHINRLRSKVEADPAEPTRILTVWGKGYRFSPDRARSAG; encoded by the coding sequence ATGGATGTGCCCAAGCGCGTATTAATCGTCGAAGATGACCTGCACATTGCCGGCCTGCTGCGCCTGCATTTGCAAGACGAAGGCTATGCCGTGACCCATTGCGCCGACGGCGATGCCGGTCTGGCGCACCTGGAACAAGGCGGCTGGGATGCGCTGATCCTCGATTTGATGCTGCCGGGCGTAGACGGCTTAGAGATTTGCCGCCAAGCCAGGGCCATGGCGCGTTACACGCCGATCATCATCACCAGCGCCCGCTCCAGCGAAATGCACCGGGTACTTGGCCTCGAACTCGGCGCCGATGATTACCTCGCCAAACCCTTTTCGATGCTGGAGCTTGGTGCTCGGGTCAAAGCGTTGCTGCGCCGGGTGGACGCGCTGGAAAAGAACCTGCGTACCGTCGCGGGCAAAGTCGAGCTCAACGGCTTGGCCCTAGACCCGGTGACCCGCCAGGCAGAGGTTGACGGCAAATACATTGAGCTCACGCCGCGTGAATTCGATTTGCTGTACTTCTTCGTCAAGAACCCCGGCAAGGTCTTCTCGCGCATGGACCTGCTCAATCAGGTTTGGGGCTACAAACACGACGGGTACGAGCACACGGTCAATACCCACATCAATCGCCTGCGTTCCAAAGTCGAAGCCGACCCGGCCGAACCCACACGGATCCTGACGGTGTGGGGCAAAGGCTATCGGTTCTCCCCGGACCGTGCGAGGTCGGCGGGATGA
- the msrB gene encoding peptide-methionine (R)-S-oxide reductase MsrB, with protein sequence MQSRRWFLLYGSAGVALAASGVLGLRAFAASPLPATTARATQVFDVTHSDAEWHTLLTPTQYDVLRNSGTERPGSSPLNNEHRTGRFACAGCQLEAFSSSTKFESHTGWPSFTSPLANAVAENRDTSFGVERTEVHCRRCGGHLGHVFDDGPEPTGLRYCMNGVAMTFTPGQA encoded by the coding sequence ATGCAATCCAGACGGTGGTTTCTTTTATACGGCAGCGCCGGCGTAGCCCTCGCCGCCAGCGGTGTACTCGGTTTACGTGCCTTCGCTGCGTCGCCGCTGCCAGCAACAACGGCCCGCGCCACGCAAGTGTTCGACGTGACCCACAGCGACGCTGAATGGCACACACTGCTGACCCCAACTCAATATGACGTACTGCGTAACAGCGGCACTGAAAGGCCTGGTAGCAGTCCGCTAAACAATGAACACCGCACAGGTCGGTTTGCCTGCGCCGGGTGTCAGTTAGAGGCGTTTTCTTCCAGCACCAAATTTGAGAGCCACACCGGCTGGCCGAGTTTCACTTCGCCGCTGGCCAACGCCGTCGCGGAAAACCGTGACACTTCGTTCGGCGTCGAACGCACCGAAGTGCATTGCCGGCGTTGCGGCGGTCACTTGGGCCACGTCTTCGATGACGGCCCCGAACCCACCGGCTTGCGTTATTGCATGAACGGTGTGGCCATGACTTTTACACCAGGGCAGGCGTGA
- a CDS encoding cytochrome c biogenesis protein DipZ has translation MLLIILSYLGGVLTILSPCILPVLPFVFARSGEPFRRSGLPLLCGMALTFALVATLAAVGGGWVVQANQYGRWLAIALMAFFGVTLLFPHLADRLTRPLVSMGDRLSNSARTEPGKSSVKSSFVLGVATGLLWAPCAGPILGLVLTGAALHGASVGTSFLLLAYAAGAATSLALALLIGGKLFTAMKRSLGAGEWLRRGLGVAMLCGVAAIALGLDTGLLTKVSTVATAGIEQKLLDTLSPSPVASSSPSPSPEAQGNGMLNVRLQNTATTPLSLPVEGMLPDLSGAVTWLNSAPLTAEQLKGKVVLIDFWTYSCINCLRSLPYVNAWAKKYHDQGLVVIGVHAPEFAFERDVNNVKKAVHDLGINYPVALDNDFAIWKGFNNQYWPAHYFVDAKGQIRYHHFGEGDYAQSEQVIQQLLNEAGQKNVSSDVVVADAQGVQKGADDAQMQSPETYLGYDRTENFASASEQVMNKAHTYAAPLQPRLNQWGLTGNWTAKPEQVVLEHAPGRIVYRFHARDLHLVLGPGADGKPVRFRVSVDGAAPGDNHGTDIAADGSGTVTAQRLYQLVRQNGPVTDHLFSIEFLDPGVQAYAFTFG, from the coding sequence ATGTTACTGATCATTTTGTCGTACCTGGGCGGCGTGCTAACGATCCTCAGCCCCTGCATCCTCCCGGTACTGCCGTTCGTCTTCGCCCGCTCCGGTGAGCCGTTCCGTCGCAGTGGTTTGCCGTTGTTGTGCGGCATGGCGTTGACCTTCGCGCTGGTCGCCACCTTGGCCGCTGTCGGCGGTGGCTGGGTGGTGCAAGCCAACCAATATGGGCGCTGGCTGGCCATCGCGCTGATGGCTTTTTTCGGCGTGACCTTGTTGTTTCCGCATTTGGCCGATCGCCTGACCCGCCCACTGGTGTCCATGGGGGACCGGCTGTCCAATTCGGCCCGCACTGAGCCCGGTAAATCCAGCGTCAAATCCTCGTTTGTGTTGGGGGTTGCGACAGGGTTGTTATGGGCGCCGTGTGCCGGCCCGATTCTCGGCCTGGTTTTGACCGGCGCTGCATTGCACGGTGCCAGTGTCGGCACCAGTTTTCTGCTGTTGGCTTATGCCGCCGGTGCGGCCACTTCGTTGGCGTTGGCGTTGTTGATCGGCGGCAAGCTGTTCACCGCAATGAAACGCTCGTTGGGCGCTGGGGAATGGCTGCGTCGGGGTTTGGGCGTTGCCATGTTGTGCGGCGTGGCCGCCATTGCGTTGGGGCTGGACACCGGTTTGCTGACCAAGGTCTCTACCGTGGCCACTGCGGGGATCGAACAAAAGTTGTTGGATACGCTGTCGCCATCGCCGGTCGCCTCTTCATCGCCATCGCCATCGCCTGAAGCACAGGGTAATGGCATGCTCAACGTCCGCTTGCAGAACACCGCCACTACACCGTTGTCGTTACCGGTAGAAGGCATGTTGCCCGATCTCTCCGGCGCAGTGACCTGGCTGAACTCCGCACCACTGACCGCCGAGCAATTGAAAGGCAAGGTGGTGCTCATCGATTTCTGGACCTACTCCTGCATCAACTGCCTGCGCAGCCTGCCTTACGTCAACGCCTGGGCGAAGAAATACCACGACCAAGGCTTGGTGGTCATCGGGGTGCACGCCCCGGAGTTTGCCTTCGAGCGTGACGTTAATAACGTCAAAAAAGCGGTCCACGATTTGGGCATCAACTACCCGGTAGCGCTGGATAACGACTTCGCTATTTGGAAGGGGTTCAACAATCAATACTGGCCCGCGCATTACTTTGTCGATGCCAAAGGGCAAATTCGTTATCACCATTTTGGCGAAGGTGATTACGCGCAATCTGAACAGGTTATTCAGCAACTGTTGAACGAGGCCGGTCAGAAAAACGTCTCAAGCGATGTGGTGGTGGCGGACGCCCAAGGCGTGCAGAAGGGCGCAGACGATGCCCAAATGCAGTCGCCTGAGACCTACCTCGGTTATGACCGCACTGAAAACTTCGCCTCGGCCAGTGAGCAAGTGATGAACAAAGCGCATACCTACGCAGCACCGCTGCAGCCACGCCTCAACCAGTGGGGGCTGACGGGTAACTGGACTGCAAAACCCGAGCAAGTCGTGCTTGAACACGCACCCGGCCGCATCGTCTATCGCTTTCATGCGCGGGACTTGCATTTGGTGCTCGGGCCTGGCGCAGACGGCAAACCTGTGCGTTTCCGGGTCAGCGTCGATGGCGCAGCGCCGGGCGACAATCACGGCACCGACATTGCCGCCGACGGTAGCGGCACGGTGACCGCGCAACGGCTTTATCAGTTGGTGCGACAAAACGGTCCAGTGACCGATCACCTTTTCTCTATTGAATTTCTTGACCCCGGCGTACAGGCGTATGCGTTCACCTTTGGTTGA
- the msrA gene encoding peptide-methionine (S)-S-oxide reductase MsrA codes for MSMFSFAKQKATLALSCAGAVALILGLSVQSANSAEPVVALAPPTLDEAVGTSHSEVAVFAGGCFWGVQGVFQHVIGVDNALSGYAGGAANTAEYEQVGSGDTGHAESVQVTYDPTKVTYGRLLQVFFSVAHNPTELNRQGPDRGTQYRSAIFPQNPEQEKVAQAYIAQLEGSKAFSAPIVTKIEDHKNFFPAEGYHQNYLTLHPTSPYIAMNDLPKVQSLKELVPTLYRADPVLVGKL; via the coding sequence ATGAGTATGTTCAGTTTTGCCAAACAGAAAGCAACCCTGGCACTGAGTTGCGCAGGTGCTGTGGCGTTGATATTGGGCTTGTCCGTGCAATCGGCCAACTCTGCCGAACCGGTGGTGGCCCTCGCCCCACCGACACTGGATGAAGCCGTCGGCACGTCCCACAGCGAAGTCGCGGTATTTGCTGGCGGTTGTTTCTGGGGCGTTCAAGGCGTGTTTCAGCACGTGATCGGCGTCGACAATGCGCTGTCCGGTTATGCCGGCGGCGCGGCGAACACCGCCGAGTACGAGCAGGTCGGCTCCGGCGACACCGGGCACGCGGAATCTGTGCAGGTGACGTATGACCCGACGAAGGTGACGTATGGGCGATTGCTTCAGGTGTTTTTCTCGGTAGCACATAACCCGACCGAGCTGAACCGCCAAGGCCCTGATCGCGGCACACAATACCGCTCGGCGATCTTCCCGCAGAATCCAGAGCAGGAAAAAGTCGCTCAGGCATACATTGCGCAGTTGGAGGGATCGAAAGCGTTCAGCGCGCCGATTGTGACCAAGATCGAAGACCACAAGAACTTCTTCCCGGCGGAGGGTTATCACCAGAACTACCTGACCTTGCACCCGACCAGCCCGTACATCGCCATGAACGATTTACCCAAAGTGCAGAGTTTGAAAGAACTGGTGCCAACGCTTTATCGGGCCGATCCGGTGTTGGTGGGGAAGCTTTAA
- a CDS encoding recombinase family protein — protein MLIGYARVSTQDQNLELQREALTLAGCQKVFEDKVSGTRADRPGLGKAQEILREGDTLVVWKLDRLGRSVKQLVDLVGELHKQGVQFKSLTDAIDTGTSSGRFFFHVMASLAEMERELVVERTRAGVDVARQLGRKGGRKPKMTESKIESAKKLLASGVPPKDVAKNLGVSVSTLYRWIPASEHA, from the coding sequence ATGTTAATCGGCTATGCACGTGTCTCGACGCAAGATCAGAACCTGGAACTACAACGTGAAGCCTTGACCCTGGCAGGGTGTCAGAAGGTCTTCGAGGACAAGGTAAGTGGTACGAGGGCAGACCGGCCAGGCCTGGGTAAGGCGCAAGAAATACTGCGTGAGGGCGACACCCTGGTGGTCTGGAAGCTGGATCGCCTGGGGCGTAGCGTCAAGCAGTTGGTCGACCTGGTCGGCGAGCTGCACAAACAAGGTGTCCAGTTCAAGAGCCTGACCGACGCCATCGATACCGGCACCTCATCAGGTCGGTTCTTTTTTCATGTAATGGCCAGTCTCGCTGAAATGGAGCGTGAGCTGGTCGTTGAGCGAACCCGTGCGGGGGTTGACGTTGCCCGCCAACTTGGCCGTAAAGGTGGCCGCAAGCCCAAGATGACCGAAAGCAAAATCGAGTCCGCCAAAAAGTTGCTGGCAAGTGGCGTTCCGCCCAAGGATGTAGCCAAGAACCTCGGGGTTTCAGTTTCTACGTTATACCGTTGGATTCCAGCGTCAGAACATGCTTAA
- a CDS encoding DMT family transporter translates to MTLRQTVPLATPCARRPINLLRFAPGLLLAAMVLSWSSGFIGYRYVAEQSGVFLATFWRFVLAALVLLPFVMGELRRLEWRDGVRQALMGLFAIAGYIAPIAKAIECGVAPGMTALIANLLPLMIVLMAAFYPDQRTRGWQWCGLGICVLGMIIASGTGLELGTAAVWAYSLPLIGVLSLAAVTHYQKQRPSQMPRLLALFIQVCASLPVFALLALYEGSLRPIASLSFGLGVGWLVILSTLGGYGFYWLCLQRYSLQRVSSALFLTPPVTMLWAYLQFGDALTSLSVAGIGLTLVGLWVFNRRVRLRQAT, encoded by the coding sequence ATGACTCTCCGACAAACCGTCCCCTTGGCGACGCCCTGCGCCCGGCGACCTATCAATCTGCTGAGGTTTGCTCCAGGACTACTGCTGGCAGCCATGGTGCTCAGTTGGAGTTCGGGTTTCATTGGCTACCGCTATGTGGCTGAGCAAAGTGGGGTATTTTTGGCGACCTTCTGGCGCTTTGTACTGGCTGCGCTGGTGTTGCTGCCGTTTGTGATGGGCGAATTACGGCGGCTGGAGTGGCGAGATGGTGTGCGCCAAGCGCTGATGGGCCTGTTTGCGATCGCCGGTTATATCGCACCCATCGCCAAAGCGATTGAGTGCGGAGTGGCACCGGGGATGACTGCGCTGATTGCCAACCTGTTGCCGTTGATGATCGTGCTGATGGCCGCGTTTTACCCCGATCAACGCACTCGCGGGTGGCAATGGTGCGGGCTGGGTATCTGCGTGCTGGGGATGATCATTGCCAGTGGCACAGGCCTTGAACTCGGAACCGCAGCGGTCTGGGCTTATAGTTTGCCGTTAATCGGCGTGCTGTCATTGGCTGCCGTGACCCATTACCAGAAGCAACGCCCCAGTCAAATGCCGCGACTGCTGGCGCTGTTTATTCAGGTGTGTGCGTCGTTGCCCGTATTTGCGCTGTTGGCACTGTACGAAGGCAGCCTGCGGCCGATTGCTTCCCTCAGCTTCGGGTTAGGCGTGGGTTGGTTGGTCATCCTGTCGACACTGGGCGGGTATGGATTTTATTGGCTGTGCTTACAACGCTACAGCCTGCAACGCGTCAGCAGCGCCCTGTTCCTGACACCGCCGGTGACCATGCTCTGGGCTTATCTGCAATTTGGTGATGCCCTGACGTCACTAAGCGTGGCAGGCATCGGCCTGACCTTGGTGGGGTTGTGGGTGTTTAATCGACGGGTGCGCTTACGCCAGGCAACTTGA
- a CDS encoding LysR family transcriptional regulator, producing the protein MANTLDIDLLRTFHAVVRFGQFLAASAFLNRSPSAVSLHVRRLEDVAGGQLFERDNQTVALTPLGRRFALHTAQLLRLHDQVLDSFSHPVASGRVRLGISEEYAGALLHCTLPSLTTHFPHIELEIETGSSGRLRTRLTRGQLDLALVVEPMGVPSPDHQPARTFGTTQPIWVAAHQYRIDSTRPVPLALHGKGCPYRAVAIDALAHAQRRWRTVVMSAGGMALEMTISAGLAIGIIDRARIGTDMRELTLDDGFPELPLHELKLMKAPGNASAAVEVMVQLISEHFRL; encoded by the coding sequence ATGGCCAACACCCTGGACATCGATCTTTTGCGAACCTTCCACGCCGTTGTCCGGTTCGGGCAGTTTCTGGCGGCATCGGCGTTTCTCAATCGCAGCCCGTCGGCGGTGAGTCTGCATGTGCGGCGTCTAGAGGATGTAGCCGGTGGGCAATTATTTGAGCGCGACAACCAGACTGTGGCGTTGACCCCGCTGGGGCGCCGTTTCGCGCTGCACACGGCGCAACTGCTAAGGCTGCATGATCAGGTGCTCGACAGCTTTAGCCACCCGGTTGCCAGCGGCCGGGTGCGTTTGGGGATATCGGAGGAGTACGCCGGGGCTTTGCTGCACTGCACGTTGCCGTCGCTGACCACGCATTTTCCGCACATTGAATTGGAAATCGAGACCGGTTCCAGCGGGCGTTTGCGGACACGATTGACCCGGGGCCAACTGGATCTGGCGCTGGTCGTTGAACCCATGGGCGTGCCCTCGCCCGACCACCAGCCCGCACGAACCTTTGGCACGACCCAACCGATATGGGTCGCGGCGCATCAGTACCGGATCGACAGCACCCGACCCGTGCCGTTGGCGCTGCACGGTAAAGGTTGCCCCTATCGCGCAGTGGCTATTGATGCTTTGGCACACGCCCAGCGGCGATGGCGCACGGTGGTCATGAGTGCGGGGGGAATGGCGCTGGAGATGACCATTAGCGCTGGGCTCGCCATCGGCATCATCGACCGCGCCCGGATCGGCACTGATATGCGCGAACTGACACTTGACGATGGTTTCCCGGAACTGCCGCTGCACGAATTGAAGCTGATGAAAGCACCGGGAAACGCCAGTGCGGCCGTTGAAGTGATGGTTCAGTTGATAAGCGAACACTTCCGGCTGTAA
- a CDS encoding arsenate reductase ArsC, which translates to MKILFMCTANSCRSVLSEALFNHMAPAGFQAVSAGSFPSGQLNLRALATLEKAGVSVHGLYSKGSEVFADSPPDIVITVCDQAAGEPCPVYFGPAIKSHWGLADPSDVQGSLDAIQAAFDATLEIIKRRFTALFAAEIEQRSPPEQKVVLDEIGRL; encoded by the coding sequence ATGAAAATCCTGTTCATGTGTACCGCCAATAGTTGCCGCAGCGTGCTGTCCGAAGCGTTGTTCAATCATATGGCCCCAGCGGGTTTTCAGGCGGTTAGCGCTGGCAGCTTTCCCAGCGGGCAGCTGAATCTTCGCGCGCTGGCGACGTTGGAAAAAGCGGGGGTTTCAGTCCACGGGCTGTACAGCAAAGGCTCAGAAGTGTTTGCCGATTCGCCGCCCGATATTGTAATCACGGTCTGTGACCAAGCGGCTGGCGAGCCGTGTCCGGTGTACTTTGGCCCGGCGATTAAAAGCCACTGGGGACTGGCCGATCCGTCGGATGTCCAAGGCAGCCTAGACGCCATCCAAGCGGCGTTTGATGCGACCTTGGAAATAATAAAGCGTCGCTTCACGGCATTATTCGCAGCGGAAATCGAACAGCGTTCACCACCCGAGCAGAAAGTGGTACTGGATGAAATTGGGCGTCTGTAG
- a CDS encoding arsenic transporter: MLLAALIFVFTLVLVIWQPKGLGVGWSAAVGAVLALLTGVVHLGDIPTVWAIVWNATATFIAVIIISLLLDDAGFFRWAALHVARWGRGSGVRLFALMVLLGALVSALFANDGAALILTPIVVAMLTALRFSPAATLAFVMAAGFIADTASLPLVVSNLVNIVSADIFNLGFGEYASVMWPVNVVSVAATLLMLWLYFRKDIPGNYDPEQLEDPAAAIRDRATFRAGGWVLGLLLIGLFALEPLGIPISAVAAACAVLLLIIAARGQVISVRKVIKNAPWQIVVFSLGMYLVVYGLHNAGLTHALTALLGRFAEHGVWGAAMGTGITSALLSSIMNNMPTVLIGALSIQGTETTAVVQQAMIYANIIGSDLGPKITPIGSLATLLWLHVLAGKNIRISWGYYFKVGSLLTVPILIVTLAALALRLSFPVAL; encoded by the coding sequence ATGTTATTGGCTGCATTGATTTTTGTGTTCACGTTGGTATTGGTCATCTGGCAACCCAAAGGCCTTGGTGTCGGCTGGAGCGCCGCTGTCGGAGCGGTGTTGGCGTTGCTGACCGGGGTGGTCCATTTAGGGGATATCCCAACGGTATGGGCCATTGTCTGGAATGCGACGGCGACGTTTATTGCGGTGATCATCATCAGCTTGCTGCTGGATGACGCGGGATTTTTCAGATGGGCCGCATTGCACGTTGCTCGTTGGGGCCGGGGCAGTGGTGTTCGGCTGTTTGCCTTGATGGTGTTGCTGGGAGCGTTGGTTTCCGCGCTGTTCGCTAACGACGGTGCGGCCTTGATCCTGACGCCAATCGTCGTTGCCATGCTGACGGCGTTGCGCTTTTCTCCTGCTGCGACCTTGGCGTTCGTCATGGCTGCGGGGTTTATCGCAGACACCGCGAGCCTGCCGTTGGTGGTGTCAAACCTGGTCAACATTGTCTCGGCGGACATCTTCAACCTGGGTTTCGGTGAATACGCGTCCGTGATGTGGCCGGTCAATGTGGTCAGCGTCGCGGCGACGTTGCTGATGCTGTGGCTGTATTTTCGCAAAGACATCCCCGGTAACTACGACCCCGAGCAGCTAGAAGACCCCGCCGCAGCGATTCGTGATCGGGCCACATTCCGTGCTGGCGGTTGGGTATTGGGTTTATTGCTGATAGGGCTGTTTGCCTTGGAACCGCTGGGGATCCCGATCAGCGCGGTAGCAGCGGCCTGTGCGGTTTTACTGTTAATTATTGCTGCACGTGGGCAGGTGATCTCGGTGCGCAAGGTGATCAAAAATGCCCCGTGGCAAATCGTCGTGTTCTCCTTAGGGATGTATTTGGTGGTTTACGGCCTGCACAACGCCGGGCTGACCCACGCCCTGACTGCATTGCTTGGGCGTTTTGCTGAACACGGGGTTTGGGGCGCTGCGATGGGCACAGGAATAACCTCGGCACTGCTGTCCTCGATCATGAACAACATGCCGACGGTACTTATCGGGGCGCTGTCGATTCAGGGTACGGAAACCACCGCAGTGGTTCAGCAGGCGATGATTTACGCCAACATCATCGGCAGTGACCTCGGCCCAAAAATTACACCTATTGGCAGTCTGGCAACGCTGTTGTGGCTGCACGTCCTGGCCGGCAAAAACATCCGCATCAGTTGGGGCTACTACTTCAAAGTCGGCAGCCTCCTGACTGTGCCGATTCTCATCGTCACATTGGCCGCGCTGGCGCTTCGCTTGAGCTTTCCCGTGGCGTTATAG
- a CDS encoding metalloregulator ArsR/SmtB family transcription factor has protein sequence MNIEPPVFFKCLGDETRVRIMLLLCRENELCVCELICALDDSQPKISRHLAQLRACGLLEDRRQGQWIYYRLHTALPEWAREVLRVTQEANTPWIASDSKRLAAMGERPVRIAACC, from the coding sequence ATGAACATCGAGCCCCCTGTGTTTTTCAAGTGCCTGGGTGATGAAACCCGTGTACGGATCATGCTGTTGTTGTGCCGTGAAAACGAGTTGTGCGTGTGCGAACTGATCTGCGCCCTTGACGACAGCCAGCCAAAAATTTCTCGTCACCTGGCGCAGTTACGCGCATGTGGCCTGCTGGAAGACCGTCGTCAGGGTCAATGGATTTATTACCGCCTGCACACCGCGCTGCCCGAATGGGCGCGTGAGGTGCTGCGGGTAACGCAAGAAGCCAACACGCCCTGGATCGCCAGCGACAGCAAACGTCTGGCCGCTATGGGCGAGCGACCTGTTCGTATAGCGGCGTGCTGCTGA